In Cryptococcus neoformans var. grubii H99 chromosome 9, complete sequence, a genomic segment contains:
- a CDS encoding C2 domain-containing protein has protein sequence MSQPPRLPPRKPPPFPQAITVTPASALTTPPPLPARPTSNISRESPHPPILMGEPVATASESTLQPSEEAPRVQVAITPASPDEEPSTSNLLEQATQRLSNASNGESTIDGAGNRDTGLKAAAGNDLANNDPINERQASSTNASVSSPNKDMPPAAALSSRNSPHIPLALPLIKKALPCGLKDLPAMSGTEWAIFTTILVLLAHCGLPLAWLMVAAFGVYRLISQLGGLLPPPTQDASIQEQKEKTMQAGDGVEAVAWVNHALYALFPLISTDVLTPFVDLLEDALIEEVPSIVTNVRLASPALGSQPLVLTSLRPMSDKEWFASLSSSVTNSDQKSGNKAHSSPAEKAPATPGAEPLKRARHSGQTPSASSSNLINHGKLPSTQSSPIYSGIDPEVQDEVQKRRKRDRLLHKITHRVPDSPSTDHPETAQSPETNTTQQDQPQTRSGDCLEDEADRFDGPRIHGGWDEEIDEEDPDAGQYVNYQVGFEYKRGAEAMQKGRGLHCLAYIGVGVKGLGKAEIPIYIDVLYVKGVINLRLLLSPTPPFITTGIFTLPSMPEYDISANPLKKGGFNAMNLPLMKPYVKTSFKSVLSSFLHPHSYTMDIDRLLLGSESSYRTEHIGVLHIIFHGARDLPKADTMGSCDPYLEVGFEKAKKPVFSTRTIGRSMNPVWEEECFIMVAADAIEVGEGFRICANDSDRFSADDTLGVVLLDLAQLIDSCRQGMTHRVDHFAADRAAKNTSGTLEWSVEFCPLWQMSPEETKDRLAQVQKDKEKCEPPKDAAEPWWVRWIKDVMPGEDEWEVERIKRRAETKAWLGGRKNREVWEAETGASEERLSGILQFHIHQCLDLEVESTAGTYATHPRRPAGGPPALGHITDRNPNENSDPPSAYCEVHLNDKLVYKTRTKEVTPMPYYNAVSERFVRDWTKGKVVFVVRDARDREHDPILGLVEINLYDILKNTSQVTRWFPLTAGLGWGRIRLSLLWKSLEMSIPRGISGYEVGTVQIKSLVFTPVDDRNDDLRVVIRTDSDTRKVRLVNGESGNNSAGPASSLSSPRFPIPPSFEQYTFPPSAHPVLAIMYRHSCAIHMSVQSSKSKRRVLGKMKLLGVGVVRLNDVPDGEGSWRVAVWEGVKGEASDWDLEFDGMADTPLDEDSGELLNTSDYTDVDQSPRLTSHPSSLALARVKTSMSKRSSRSIASSSRSSPGKHRLIGYIDVSWVLAPGISAIHRKLTKHDLRFAKVFEAWESARDEHHIVHELGDEGNESDSENGEGENTGEREFADLQDDTVEDMSPRKAHSHALHKRHKGLFQLKIARTGKFVKDKLSATMYNATNHGNSGVQEGFGRTRGADLEVEKEGLSKL, from the exons ATGTCCCAGCCGCCACGTCTACCTCCGCGAAAACCCCCACCATTCCCACAAGCCATTACTGTAACCCCGGCATCTGCACTGACCACGCCACCCCCCTTGCCTGCTCGACCGACAAGTAATATCAGCCGGGAATCTCCGCACCCACCTATACTCATGGGGGAACCTGTGGCAACAGCTTCAGAAAGTACTCTACAACCATCCGAGGAGGCTCCACGTGTCCAAGTGGCTATCACCCCCGCTAGCCCTGATGAAGAACCAAGCACTTCAAATCTCCTTGAACAAGCGACTCAGAGGCTGTCCAACGCCTCGAACGGAGAGTCAACAATTGATGGAGCAGGGAACCGCGATACAGGGCTAAAAGCAGCTGCTGGCAATGATCTCGCCAATAACGATCCCATCAACGAAAGGCAGGCTTCATCAACGAACGCTTCGGTGTCCTCGCCTAACAAAGATATGCCGCCCGCAGCAGCTCTGTCAAGTCGAAACAGTCCACATATCCCTTTAGCGCTGCCTTTAATAAAGAAAGCACTTCCCTGTGGCCTAAAAGATCTGCCTGCAATGTCAGGTACCGAATGGGCCATTTTCACCACCATCTTGGTCCTTCTCGCGCACTGCGGATTACCCCTAGCATGGCTTATGGTGGCAGCCTTTGGAGTTTATCGTTTAATATCCCAGTTGGGTGGGTTATTACCCCCTCCCACCCAGGATGCGAGTATTCAGGaacagaaggagaagactaTGCAGGCTGGAGACGGTGTGGAAGCTGTTGCCTGGGT AAACCATGCACTTTATGCTCTATTCCCACTGATCTCGACGGACGTGTTGACCCCGTTTGTTGATCTGCTTGAAGATGCTCTTATTGAGGAAGTACCATCCATCGTT ACAAATGTCCGCCTTGCATCCCCTGCCCTCGGCTCCCAACCCCTTGTACTCACTTCCCTCCGACCAATGTCGGACAAGGAATGGTTCGCCTCCCTGTCCTCATCTGTCACTAATTCAGACCAAAAATCAGGCAACAAAGCCCACTCATCCCCCGCAGAAAAAGCCCCCGCAACCCCTGGTGCTGAACCCCTCAAGAGAGCACGACACAGCGGCCAAACCCCTTCTGCCAGCTCTTCCAACTTGATCAATCACGGTAAACTCCCATCTACCCAGTCATCTCCGATATATTCTGGCATTGATCCCGAGGTTCAAGACGAAGTCCAAAAACGCCGGAAAAGGGATCGGCTCTTACACAAAATTACTCATCGCGTACCTGACAGCCCTTCCACCGATCATCCCGAGACCGCTCAGAGCCCAGAGACAAATACAACCCAACAAGATCAACCCCAGACTCGATCGGGAGATTgtttggaggatgaagcggATAGGTTTGATGGGCCGAGGATACATGGAggatgggatgaagagattgacgaagaggatcCTGACGCGGGGCAGTACGTGAATTATCAAGTAGGGTTTGAATATAAGAGAGGAGCGGAGGCTATgcaaaagggaagaggactACATTGCCTT GCGTATATTGGGGTCGGGGTGAAAGGTTTGGGCAAGGCAGAGATACCGATTTACATTGATGTGCTCTACGTTAAAGGTGTGATCAACTTGAGGTTGCTGTTATCCCCGACACCACCATTTATCACAACAGGCATATTTACATTACCCAGTATGCCGGAATATGATATCTCTGCGAACcctttgaagaagggaggtTTTAACGCTATGAATCTGCCACTCATGAAACCTTACG TCAAAACTTCTTTCAAATCCgtcctttcctcttttctacACCCCCACTCATACACAATGGACATTgatcgtcttctccttggtTCCGAATCGTCGTATCGGACCGAACATATAGGTGTACTGCACATCATTTTCCATGGAGCTCGTGATTTGCCAAAGGCGGATACTATGGGTAGCTGTGATCCCTATTTGGAGGTAGGGTTcgaaaaggccaagaagcCTGTGTTCAGTACACGGACGATTGGACGGTCGATGAATCCTgtttgggaagaggaatgtTTCA TTATGGTAGCGGCAGATGCGATCGAAGTCGGCGAAGGTTTCCGAATCTGCGCCAACGACTCTGACCGTTTCTCAGCCGACGACACTCTGGGCGTCGTCCTACTCGACCTCGCTCAGCTCATCGACTCTTGTCGTCAAGGCATGACGCACCGAGTCGACCATTTCGCCGCCGATCGAGCAGCTAAGAACACCTCGGGTACCTTGGAGTGGTCAGTAGAGTTCTGCCCTCTGTGGCAAATGTCACCGGAAGAGACGAAGGATCGCCTTGCGCAGGTacagaaggacaaggagaagtgTGAGCCGCCAAAAGATGCGGCGGAACCTTGGTGGGTAAGATGGATTAAGGATGTGATgccaggggaagatgaatgggaagtggagaggatcaaaagaagagcagagaCAAAAGCGTGGTTAGGTGGGAGGAAAAATAGGGAGGTGTGGGAAGCTGAGACGGGTGCTAGTGAGGAGAGGCTGAGCGGAATACTGCAG TTTCATATCCATCAATGTCTCG ATCTCGAAGTCGAATCCACCGCAGGTACATACGCAACCCATCCCCGCCGCCCTGCTGGCGGTCCCCCAGCACTCGGCCATATCACAGATCGCAATCCCAACGAAAACAGTGATCCGCCATCAGCCTATTGTGAAGTCCATTTGAACGACAAATTGGTATACAAAACAAGGACGAAAGAGGTCACACCGATGCCTTATTATAATGCAGTAAGTGAGAGGTTTGTGAGGGATTGGACGAAGGGCAAggttgtttttgttgtcAGGGATGCGAGGGATAGGGAACATG ATCCCATTCTTGGCCTGGTTGAAATCAACCTCTATGATATTTTGAAAAATACCTCCCAGGTTACCCGTTGGTTCCCTCTCACCGCTGGCCTGGGCTGGGGTCGTATCCGTCTTTCGCTGCTTTGGAAGTCTCTCGAGATGTCGATTCCGCGAGGAATATCGGGGTATGAAGTGGGGACTGTACAGATCAAAAGTTTGGTTTTCACTCCCGTAGACGACAGAAATGACGATTTGCGGGTCGTCATAAGAACAGACAGCGATACACGCAAAGTCCGGCTTGTCAATGGGGAAAGCGGGAATAACAGCGCCGGCCCTGCTTCTTCATTATCCTCACCTCGCTTTCCCATTCCACCTTCATTTGAACAATACACTTTTCCACCTTCGGCCCATCCTGTTTTGGCAATCATGTACCGCCATTCTTGCGCTATTCACATGTCTGTCCAGTCCAGTAAATCGAAACGGCGAGTacttgggaagatgaaactTTTGGGTGTAGGTGTGGTGAGGCTGAATGATGTGCCTGATGGTGAAGGTTCATGGCGCGTTGCTGTTTGGGAGGGGGTCAAAGGCGAGGCAAGTGATTGGGATTTGGAATTCGATGGAATGGCGGATACTCCTCTTGATGAAGATTCCGGAGAATTGTTGAACACGTCCGATTATACCGATGTAGACCAGAGCCCGCGTCTCACCTCTCATCCCAGctcccttgcccttgctCGTGTTAAAACCAGCATGTCCAAGCGATCTTCCCGGTCTATCGCTTCGtcctctcgctcttcgCCAGGAAAACATCGTCTTATAGGATACATTGACGTCAGCTGGGTGCTTGCCCCTGGAATCAGCGCTATCCATCGAAAGCTTACAAAACACGATTTAAGATTCGCAAAGGTTTTTGAAGCGTGGGAATCGGCCCGCGATGAACATCACATCGTGCACGAATTGGGTGATGAGGGCAATGAGAGCGATAGTGAGAACGGAGAGGGCGAAAATACTGGAGAACGAGAATTCGCAGATCTTCAGGATGATACTGTGGAAGATATGTCACCGAGAAAAGCACATTCACACGCCTTGCATAAACGG CACAAGGGCCTGTTTCAACTCAAAATTGCTCGTACAGGGAAATTCGTCAAAGATAAACTGAGCGCCACGATGTATAACGCCACGAACCACGGTAATTCAGGTGTGCAGGAGGGGTTTGGGCGAACGAGGGGCGCAGACCTTGaggtggagaaagagggcCTGTCGAAATTGTAA
- a CDS encoding cytosolic Fe-S cluster assembly factor NAR1, with protein MAFSGALTITDLDDFLTPSQACIIPVRNNKKPAQDEGPTEIHIDSNNNYYEVSTYPSVGHDDGIENSKKALEKAEINLNDCLACSGCITSTESLLITMQSQNEILQFIKTNPTTTDPDSPCHKPRLPILSISPQTLASLSAAYATASSRHPIPLLVLLRRIRTFLSQPENGSWRVWDTTFARHMSLRESVMEFHERKDEKEKGKAAEMPMLASACPGWVCYAEKAQGDMLPLLSAARSSQGIIGALAKSWYGPKLQYKPDEIYHVTAMPCYDKKLEASRSDFYSSLYSTRDVDCVLTTGELDLLLQELGFNPHVPVANESTPSYSATEDYPFPELLTHEGSSSGSYLQTIIHDVQRSHPNPTRITTREIRGSTDNIEYLIQDTVTGQVIFKGAKVYGFRNLQNLVRKVAKETGIGRSGRGAGAGKLSAAVAARRRKAKAAATAATSATTSVEGTDAESIASLSLVSGEDKKLDFVEVMACPGGCVNGGGQMKPTVPTLSAPEAMEVDEEGYQRPLPDDGVAATVNRTSNGVGTGTVAGMEEGMRWSTKEWVAKVEDIYWTGLPTPPSSPPLTASNVDGFAPQVKINGTMNGHVNNGIIRNLQSDQLAEEIVHEMCGDDASKRWEFMRTRFRKVESDVLSSGGVTHEAVVW; from the exons ATGGCTTTCTCAGGTGCTCTC ACTATTACCGACTTGGATGACTTTTTAACGCCATCTCAAGCATGTATCATCCCTGTTCGTAATAACAAGAAGCCAGCGCAGGATGAAGGGCCC ACTGAGATTCATATCGACTCCAACAACAATTACTACGAGGTATCCACATATCCATCGGTTGGCCACGACGATGGCATTGAAAATTCTAAGAAGGCGTTGGAGAAGGCAGAAATTAATCTGAACGACTGCTTGGCTTGCAG CGGGTGTATCACCTCCACTGAATCGCTCTTGATCACGATGCAGTCTCAGAACGAGATCCTCCAGTTCATCAAAACAAACCCCACAACAACAGATCCTGATTCCCCctgccacaagccccgtTTACCTATCCTTTCCATATCGCCTCAGACCCTCGCTTCTTTATCAGCAGCTTATGCTACAGCATCTTCTCGACATCCCATTCCTCTCTTGGTGCTTTTACGGCGTATCCGTACATTCCTCTCCCAGCCAGAGAATGGATCCTGGAGGGTATGGGACACCACTTTTGCCCGGCATATGAGTCTGAGAGAATCCGTAATGGAGTTCCATGAGCggaaggacgagaaggaaaagggtaAGGCTGCGGAAATGCCTATGTTGGCGAGTGCTTGTCCCGGATGGGTTTGTTACGCAGAGAAGGCACAGGGCGATATGCTGCCCTTGTTGAGTGCGGCTAGGAGTAGCCAGGGAATTATTGGAGCTTTGGCAAAGTCTTGGTACGGTCCCAAATTGCAGTACAA ACCCGATGAGATTTACCACGTTACTGCTATGCCTTGTTATGACAAGAAGCTCGAAGCCTCAAGATCCGACTTTTATTCTTCCCTCTATTCTACGCGCGATGTCGACTGCGTCCTCACCACTGGGGAACTtgaccttctccttcaagaACTTGGATTCAACCCCCACGTCCCCGTCGCGAACGAGTCTACCCCATCTTACTCGGCTACTGAAGATTATCCATTCCCTGAACTCCTAACTCACGAAGGGTCAAGCTCCGGCTCCTATCTCCAGACCATCATTCACGATGTCCAACGCTCTCATCCCAATCCTACTCGAATTACTACTCGTGAAATCAGAGGTTCAACAGACAATATCGAATACCTTATTCAGGATACTGTCACTGGCCAAGTCATTTTTAAGGGCGCCAAGGTCTACGGATTCCGTAATCTTCAAAACCTGGTTCGAAAAGTGGCAAAGGAGACGGGTATCGGTCGTTCCGGTCGAGGTGCAGGTGCCGGTAAGTTAAGTGCCGCCGTCGCAGCCCGTCGACGAAAGGCCAAGGCggcagcaacagcagcaacttCTGCTACAACTTCTGTCGAAGGGACAGATGCCGAGAGCATTGCATCTCTCAGTCTGGTCAGTGGAGAGGATAAGAAGCTCGATTTCGTGGAGGTTATGGCTTGTCCTGGAGGATGCGTGAACGGAGGTGGTCAGATGAAGCCAACTGTGCCTACACTCTCGGCTCCGGAAGCGATGGAAgtagatgaagaagggtacCAGCGACCTCTTCCTGATGATGGTGTAGCGGCCACCGTCAATAGAACAAGTAATGGTGTAGGTACTGGGACAGTTGCagggatggaggaagggatgcGGTGGTCAACGAAAGAATGGGTTGCCAAGGTAGAAGATATCTACTGGACAGGTCTACCTACCCCTCCGTCGTCACCCCCCCTTACTGCCTCAAACGTCGATGGCTTTGCGCCCCAGGTCAAGATAAATGGCACTATGAATGGCCACGTCAATAACGGTATTATCCGTAATCTTCAATCTGACCAGCTTGCGGAGGAAATCGTCCATGAAATGTGTGGGGACGATGCGTCCAAACGATGGGAATTTATGAGGACGCGGTTCAGAAAGGTGGAAAGCGATGTTTTGTCATCAGGGGGGGTTACTCACGAGGCGGTCGTATGGTAG
- a CDS encoding transcription elongation factor SPT4 has product MPPKSGRAELRACLVCSILQSTNDFLTQGCPNCEDILEMRGSAERVAECTSLLYDGMIAMIEPSESWVARWQRIDKRMRGIYAVRVTGRAPQDVIDAIEARGGVYRPRDAVED; this is encoded by the exons ATGCCCCCTAAATCTGGAAGGGCAGAACTACGTGCTTGTCTCGTCTGTTCCATCTTACAATCCACAAACGACTTTTTGACACAAGGATGCCCCAACTGCGAAGATATCCTGGAG ATGAGAGGATCAGCTGAAAGAGTGGCAGAATGTACGAGTTTGTTGTATGATGGTATGATTGCAATGATTGAGCCTTCCGAGAGCTGGGTTGCAAGATGGCAACGTATAG ATAAAAGGATGAGAGGCATTTACGCTGTGCGAGTGACAGGCCGGGCACCGCAAGATGTGATTGATGCGATTGAAGCCAGGGGTGGTGTGTATAGACCTAGGGATGCGGTTGAAGATTAA
- a CDS encoding bromodomain-containing protein 8 — protein MSSQTPLSDPLTTQEKLLLSQAVYKLGAFSWAEVSSLLLDHPCIKDATPHARPAKLFTPERCEGIYKELMGAIGINVPAPDGIKPHAKSHLRLAQNYYIARLTELQNEISLCETRFTSLMSEITALRKGELDEQMREEIKAGLERKYGKKAVEEWMPGNVEIQKAVEDGPVKEGEVDPELATREEEKEKKQKDVEEPGEDVEMVDASTSEENPVVSVLGKQDGLSKSLKPEVVETEVEKPIEQVKTPNATGAALSPQPSPLSPAPSDNSPSRSVKTAADEEKEEEDVEKEEEKGEEEEEEVVPGKKTNKRKAISQPKGAPPTKRNSRRGAVTEEPEGSEAGEAEEEEEEGAEEKEEGPPTTRGRRSKRSSLTKPSASPSLPPKDTSPAISRRAPSVSSTTSAATPGGEGERRSSRRAAAAAAGRRGMRDDVVSKSVRGQTADAADADDGPPTPTAAEEHEPETRKSTRASRRKSGLPEHQQQAAVTPTPVERERRGTRATTRNLRESVENEHASADNDDDNDDHDDDDTTNNNNDDMENPDPDVPIAPTPNSSNKEKGKKSSKPFLFSLLEAMASHRFGTIFESPVRKSDAPDYYSVIKKPMDLKTIKGKIKDGRIERIDELERDVLLMFSNAMMYNAPDSQVYEMAKEMMKDCEGHFAHFRNMEMELENEG, from the exons ATGTCTTCACAAACACCCTTATCCGATCCCCTGACGACACAAGAAaagctccttctctcccagGCAGTCTATAAACTCGGAGCATTCAGCTGGGCCGAGGTCAGTAGCCTTTTGTTAGATCATCCTTGTATCAAGGATGCTACACCGCATGCGAGACCAGCAAAGCTTTTCACGCCAGAAAGATGTGAGGGGATATACAAGGAATTGATGGGTGCTATTGGGATTAATGT GCCTGCGCCGGACGGTATCAAGCCGCATG CCAAGTCACACCTTCGTCTAGCCCAAAATTACTACATAGCCCGTCTGACGGAACTGCAAAACGAAATATCACTATGCGAAACCCGCTTCACCTCTCTCATGTCTGAAATTACCGCTCTCAGAAAAGGAGAATTGGATGAACAAATGCGTGAAGAGATTAAGGCTGGGTTGGAAAGAAAATATGGTAAAAAGGCCGTTGAAGAGTGGATGCCTGGAAACGTTGAGATCCAGAAAGCAGTAGAGGATGGGCCTGTGAAAGAGGGTGAGGTGGACCCAGAGCTTGCgacgagggaggaggagaaggaaaagaaacaaaaggatgtggaagagccgggagaggatgttgaGATGGTGGACGCTTCAACTTCGGAAGAGAATCCAGTTGTTTCTGTTTTGGGGAAGCAAGATGGACTGTCAAAATCGTTAAAGCCTGAAGTCGTTGAAACAGAAGTCGAAAAACCGATAGAACAAGTGAAGACGCCCAATGCAACGGGCGCTGCTCTTTCTCCGCAGCCATCACCACTTTCGCCCGCTCCTTCCGACAACTCTCCTTCCCGATCTGTCAAGACTGCTGccgatgaggaaaaagaggaagaggatgtggagaaagaggaagaaaaaggagaagaggaggaggaagaagtcgTACCCGGAAAGAAGACCAATAAGCGTAAAGCCATCTCACAACCCAAGGGTGCGCCTCCTACCAAGCGAAATAGTCGACGCGGCGCTGTCACCGAGGAACCCGAAGGATCCGAAGCGggagaagctgaagaagaagaagaagaaggagccgaggaaaaggaggaaggaccACCTACAACTCGTGGCCGTCGTTCCAAGCGTTCTTCCCTGACCAAACCatctgcttctccttctttacCCCCCAAGGATACTTCACCTGCTATATCTCGGCGTGCCCCATCTGTCTCCTCTACAACTTCTGCTGCCACACCAGGAGGTGAGGGGGAACGAAGGAGTTCAAGACGTGccgctgccgctgctgcaGGTAGACGGGGAATGAGGGATGATGTAGTTTCTAAATCAGTCCGAGGTCAGACTGCTGATGCGGCGGACGCGGACGATGGACCTCCAACTCCAACTGCGGCAGAAGAACATGAGCCTGAAACACGTAAATCGACCCGAGCCTCGCGCCGGAAATCTGGCCTCCCCGaacaccaacaacaagccGCGGTTACGCCGACCCCTGTTGAACGTGAGCGACGAGGAACTCGGGCAACTACACGAA ACCTTCGCGAGTCGGTCGAAAATGAGCATGCTTCAGCAGACAACGACGACGATAATGatgatcatgatgatgatgacacCACCAATAACAATAATGACGATATGGAAAATCCCGATCCCGACGTTCCCATTGCCCCGACGcccaacagcagcaacaaggaaaaaggcaagaaaTCGTCCAAGCCATTCTTGTTCTCCCTCCTCGAGGCGATGGCTTCTCATAGATTTGGCACTATCTTTGAGTCCCCAGTGAGAAAATCTGATGCTCCGGATTATTATTCGGTGATCAAGAAACCTATGGACTTGAAGACAATCAAAGGGAAGATCAAGGATGGGAGAATCGAGCGGATTGACGAGCTTGAGAGGGATGTGCTTCTCATGTTCTC GAATGCGATGATGTACAATGCTCCTGATTCTCAAGTCTACGAAATGGccaaggagatgatgaaggattGTGAAGGGCATTTTGCACACTTCAGGAACATGGAAATGGAATTGGAGAATGAAGGGTAG
- a CDS encoding bromodomain-containing protein 8, variant, with the protein MSSQTPLSDPLTTQEKLLLSQAVYKLGAFSWAEVSSLLLDHPCIKDATPHARPAKLFTPERCEGIYKELMGAIGINVPAPDGIKPHAKSHLRLAQNYYIARLTELQNEISLCETRFTSLMSEITALRKGELDEQMREEIKAGLERKYGKKAVEEWMPGNVEIQKAVEDGPVKEGEVDPELATREEEKEKKQKDVEEPGEDVEMVDASTSEENPVVSVLGKQDGLSKSLKPEVVETEVEKPIEQVKTPNATGAALSPQPSPLSPAPSDNSPSRSVKTAADEEKEEEDVEKEEEKGEEEEEEVVPGKKTNKRKAISQPKGAPPTKRNSRRGAVTEEPEGSEAGEAEEEEEEGAEEKEEGPPTTRGRRSKRSSLTKPSASPSLPPKDTSPAISRRAPSVSSTTSAATPGGEGERRSSRRAAAAAAGRRGMRDDVVSKSVRGQTADAADADDGPPTPTAAEEHEPETRKSTRASRRKSGLPEHQQQAAVTPTPVERERRGTRATTRSSPPTRPSRVGRK; encoded by the exons ATGTCTTCACAAACACCCTTATCCGATCCCCTGACGACACAAGAAaagctccttctctcccagGCAGTCTATAAACTCGGAGCATTCAGCTGGGCCGAGGTCAGTAGCCTTTTGTTAGATCATCCTTGTATCAAGGATGCTACACCGCATGCGAGACCAGCAAAGCTTTTCACGCCAGAAAGATGTGAGGGGATATACAAGGAATTGATGGGTGCTATTGGGATTAATGT GCCTGCGCCGGACGGTATCAAGCCGCATG CCAAGTCACACCTTCGTCTAGCCCAAAATTACTACATAGCCCGTCTGACGGAACTGCAAAACGAAATATCACTATGCGAAACCCGCTTCACCTCTCTCATGTCTGAAATTACCGCTCTCAGAAAAGGAGAATTGGATGAACAAATGCGTGAAGAGATTAAGGCTGGGTTGGAAAGAAAATATGGTAAAAAGGCCGTTGAAGAGTGGATGCCTGGAAACGTTGAGATCCAGAAAGCAGTAGAGGATGGGCCTGTGAAAGAGGGTGAGGTGGACCCAGAGCTTGCgacgagggaggaggagaaggaaaagaaacaaaaggatgtggaagagccgggagaggatgttgaGATGGTGGACGCTTCAACTTCGGAAGAGAATCCAGTTGTTTCTGTTTTGGGGAAGCAAGATGGACTGTCAAAATCGTTAAAGCCTGAAGTCGTTGAAACAGAAGTCGAAAAACCGATAGAACAAGTGAAGACGCCCAATGCAACGGGCGCTGCTCTTTCTCCGCAGCCATCACCACTTTCGCCCGCTCCTTCCGACAACTCTCCTTCCCGATCTGTCAAGACTGCTGccgatgaggaaaaagaggaagaggatgtggagaaagaggaagaaaaaggagaagaggaggaggaagaagtcgTACCCGGAAAGAAGACCAATAAGCGTAAAGCCATCTCACAACCCAAGGGTGCGCCTCCTACCAAGCGAAATAGTCGACGCGGCGCTGTCACCGAGGAACCCGAAGGATCCGAAGCGggagaagctgaagaagaagaagaagaaggagccgaggaaaaggaggaaggaccACCTACAACTCGTGGCCGTCGTTCCAAGCGTTCTTCCCTGACCAAACCatctgcttctccttctttacCCCCCAAGGATACTTCACCTGCTATATCTCGGCGTGCCCCATCTGTCTCCTCTACAACTTCTGCTGCCACACCAGGAGGTGAGGGGGAACGAAGGAGTTCAAGACGTGccgctgccgctgctgcaGGTAGACGGGGAATGAGGGATGATGTAGTTTCTAAATCAGTCCGAGGTCAGACTGCTGATGCGGCGGACGCGGACGATGGACCTCCAACTCCAACTGCGGCAGAAGAACATGAGCCTGAAACACGTAAATCGACCCGAGCCTCGCGCCGGAAATCTGGCCTCCCCGaacaccaacaacaagccGCGGTTACGCCGACCCCTGTTGAACGTGAGCGACGAGGAACTCGGGCAACTACACGAA GTAGTCCCCCGACTAGACCTTCGCGAGTCGGTCGAAAATGA